A stretch of Leucobacter aridicollis DNA encodes these proteins:
- a CDS encoding putative hydro-lyase, with protein MTRILTTPAQLAEARAARAEYRAGAVAPTSGVAHGIVQANLISVPADWAYDVLLYAQRNPQACPVLEVLDAGTTESLLAPGSDLRTDIPKYRVWRDGELAEEPTDASAAWEEHPDLVSFLIGCSFTFEAGLVDAGIEIRHQTLGRNVPMYRTNRACAPAGRLTGELVVSMRPIPGDRVAEAVQISGRYPAVHGAPVHVGDAASLGIADVQAPDFGDAPEIRAGEVPVFWACGVTPQAAIMASKPPFALTHAPGYMFVTDVPDANYLV; from the coding sequence ATGACACGCATACTTACGACCCCAGCACAACTGGCAGAAGCCAGAGCGGCGCGGGCGGAATACCGCGCGGGCGCCGTCGCCCCGACCAGCGGCGTCGCCCACGGAATCGTCCAGGCGAACCTCATCTCGGTGCCAGCTGACTGGGCGTACGACGTGCTGCTGTACGCGCAGCGCAACCCTCAGGCGTGCCCGGTGCTCGAGGTGCTCGATGCGGGGACGACCGAGTCGCTGCTTGCGCCCGGCTCGGACCTGCGAACCGACATCCCGAAGTACCGGGTATGGCGCGACGGTGAGCTTGCGGAGGAACCGACCGACGCCTCCGCCGCGTGGGAGGAGCATCCCGATCTCGTGTCGTTCCTCATCGGCTGCAGCTTCACGTTCGAGGCCGGCCTCGTGGATGCGGGCATCGAAATCAGGCATCAAACCCTCGGACGCAACGTGCCCATGTATCGCACGAACCGTGCCTGCGCCCCAGCGGGCCGGCTGACCGGGGAACTTGTGGTCTCGATGCGCCCGATCCCCGGCGACCGGGTAGCCGAGGCCGTGCAGATCTCTGGCCGATACCCGGCCGTGCACGGCGCTCCGGTGCACGTCGGCGACGCCGCCAGTCTCGGTATCGCCGACGTGCAGGCGCCCGACTTCGGTGACGCCCCCGAGATTCGTGCCGGCGAGGTTCCAGTCTTCTGGGCCTGCGGCGTCACACCGCAGGCGGCCATCATGGCGTCGAAGCCACCGTTCGCGCTCACGCACGCCCCCGGCTACATGTTCGTCACCGACGTGCCCGACGCGAACTACCTGGTGTGA
- a CDS encoding biotin carboxylase N-terminal domain-containing protein, with the protein MTLTKILIANRGEIAVRIIRAANDAGIASVAVYSDDDADALHVRLADEAYALHGTTPAESYLSIEKLLAVAARAGADAVHPGYGFLSERADFATAVQNAGLTWIGPDPTTIETLGDKARARALAAEVGAPLVPGTPGAVSDVEEVLAFADEHGLPLAIKAVFGGGGRGMRVVRERAEIADAYDAAVREATTAFGRGDCLVERFLDRPRHIEAQVLGDRHGRIAVLGTRDCSLQRRNQKLVEEAPAPFISDELRARIHDAAAAVCAAAGYVGAGTVEFLLGDDGTLSFLEVNTRLQVEHPITEVVTGIDLVQQQFIIASGEPMTVPTEIPTFGHAFEFRINAEDPGLGYLPTPGTVARLELPAGPGVRVDSGVYQGYTVPGSFDSMLAKLIVWGADRDEALRRSRRALAEFVVEGVATVLPFHRSVVADDAFAAPGGAFGVHTRWIEEESTAEFEPATAVAAPGVPRLTRLPIELDGKFVELGLPESLLARLETGAVTQGAGASAVGVGVTGVGAAGPDSGSPAGALTAPFASTLASWSVADGAVVQAGDTVALLEAMKMEVPVKAPVAGTLRHGAERGAVLAAGAAIGSID; encoded by the coding sequence GTGACACTCACCAAGATCCTCATCGCGAACCGCGGGGAAATCGCCGTCCGCATCATCCGCGCCGCGAACGACGCTGGCATCGCAAGCGTCGCCGTCTACTCCGATGACGACGCCGACGCCCTGCACGTGCGCCTCGCGGACGAGGCATACGCGCTGCACGGAACCACCCCGGCCGAGAGCTACCTCAGCATCGAAAAGCTCCTCGCCGTCGCCGCCAGGGCCGGCGCCGACGCCGTGCATCCCGGCTACGGCTTCCTCTCCGAGCGCGCAGACTTCGCGACCGCGGTGCAGAACGCTGGCCTCACGTGGATCGGACCGGACCCCACCACGATCGAGACGCTGGGCGACAAGGCACGCGCCCGGGCGCTCGCCGCCGAGGTCGGAGCGCCGCTCGTTCCCGGCACCCCAGGGGCGGTGTCAGACGTCGAGGAGGTCCTCGCGTTCGCCGACGAGCACGGCCTCCCCCTCGCGATCAAGGCCGTCTTCGGCGGCGGCGGTCGCGGCATGCGCGTCGTGCGGGAGCGCGCCGAGATCGCAGACGCCTACGACGCCGCCGTCCGCGAGGCGACCACGGCCTTCGGCAGAGGCGACTGCCTCGTCGAACGCTTCCTCGACAGGCCGCGGCACATCGAGGCGCAGGTACTCGGCGACCGCCACGGCCGGATCGCGGTACTCGGCACCCGGGACTGCTCGCTACAGCGCCGCAACCAGAAGCTCGTCGAGGAGGCACCAGCACCCTTCATCTCGGACGAGTTGCGCGCGCGGATCCACGACGCTGCCGCCGCGGTGTGCGCCGCCGCAGGCTACGTCGGCGCCGGCACCGTCGAGTTTCTGCTCGGTGACGACGGCACGCTGTCATTCCTTGAGGTCAATACCCGGCTCCAGGTCGAGCACCCGATCACCGAGGTAGTCACGGGCATCGACCTCGTGCAACAGCAGTTCATCATCGCCTCGGGCGAGCCGATGACCGTGCCCACCGAGATCCCCACGTTCGGGCACGCGTTCGAGTTCAGGATCAACGCGGAAGACCCCGGCCTCGGCTACCTGCCGACCCCGGGTACCGTCGCCAGGCTCGAGCTGCCCGCCGGCCCAGGCGTTCGCGTGGACTCCGGCGTGTACCAGGGCTACACCGTTCCCGGCAGCTTCGACTCGATGCTCGCGAAGCTCATCGTGTGGGGCGCGGACCGCGACGAGGCGCTGCGCAGGTCGCGGCGCGCGCTCGCCGAGTTCGTCGTCGAGGGCGTCGCGACGGTGCTGCCGTTCCACAGGTCTGTCGTCGCGGACGACGCGTTCGCCGCGCCGGGCGGCGCGTTCGGCGTCCACACCCGCTGGATCGAGGAGGAATCCACTGCTGAGTTCGAGCCCGCGACCGCCGTCGCAGCCCCTGGCGTGCCGCGGCTCACGCGCCTGCCAATCGAGCTCGACGGCAAGTTCGTCGAGCTCGGGCTGCCCGAGAGCCTGCTCGCTCGGCTTGAGACTGGGGCCGTGACGCAGGGAGCTGGTGCGAGTGCTGTTGGTGTTGGTGTTACCGGTGTCGGTGCTGCCGGCCCGGACTCCGGTTCGCCTGCCGGGGCGCTCACCGCGCCGTTCGCGTCGACCCTCGCGTCGTGGTCGGTCGCAGACGGCGCCGTCGTTCAGGCCGGCGACACCGTGGCACTGCTCGAAGCGATGAAAATGGAGGTGCCTGTCAAGGCGCCCGTCGCAGGCACGCTTCGGCACGGCGCCGAGCGCGGGGCCGTCCTCGCAGCCGGTGCCGCAATCGGAAGCATTGACTAG
- a CDS encoding alpha/beta hydrolase codes for MRRSLLRAAPLALAAMLALSACVPSEAEGDELVGHVSVTSFEVAGPVPAPTGGINRAGSARVPVRGYEPVGDVQPWATLVWAHGGSFIRGTLDWPEADWVSRSFAAAGLRVISVDYVLASDTVKAPAPSNDVAAVVAWAGAEYGGPLVVGGASAGAHLATLATLAQAERAPERAAAALLLEYPTMHRTQRVDPQLADAVAALPEARRFRADRIAEMYSFYLGSGLTDGGPLVVGELPADRLALLPPTIIVNADADELRASGEEFADQLRAAGVPVTERIELGTVHGYLNRPDESASAREQSAATMAHFVSELRRTLSL; via the coding sequence ATGCGGCGATCGTTGCTCCGAGCTGCACCGCTCGCGCTGGCGGCGATGCTTGCACTTTCGGCGTGCGTGCCGAGCGAGGCTGAGGGGGATGAACTAGTGGGTCACGTGAGCGTTACGTCGTTCGAGGTTGCCGGGCCGGTGCCCGCCCCCACGGGCGGCATCAACCGCGCAGGATCGGCCCGAGTGCCGGTGCGCGGCTACGAGCCTGTCGGTGACGTTCAGCCGTGGGCCACGCTCGTCTGGGCGCACGGTGGCTCGTTCATTCGTGGCACGCTCGACTGGCCCGAGGCCGACTGGGTATCGCGCAGCTTCGCCGCGGCCGGACTGCGGGTGATCTCCGTCGACTACGTGCTCGCGAGCGACACCGTGAAGGCGCCGGCGCCGTCGAACGACGTCGCGGCGGTTGTCGCGTGGGCCGGGGCCGAGTACGGCGGGCCGCTCGTCGTCGGCGGGGCGAGCGCGGGCGCGCATCTGGCGACCCTCGCGACCCTCGCGCAGGCGGAGCGAGCCCCGGAACGTGCCGCGGCCGCGCTGCTGCTCGAATACCCGACGATGCATCGCACCCAACGAGTCGATCCGCAGCTCGCCGACGCCGTTGCTGCGCTGCCGGAGGCGCGTCGGTTCCGCGCCGACCGGATCGCCGAGATGTACAGCTTCTACCTTGGCAGCGGGCTGACTGATGGCGGGCCCCTGGTCGTGGGTGAGCTGCCCGCCGACCGGCTCGCGCTGCTGCCACCGACGATTATCGTGAACGCCGACGCCGACGAACTGCGCGCGTCCGGCGAGGAGTTCGCTGACCAGCTGCGTGCCGCGGGTGTGCCCGTGACGGAGCGGATCGAGCTCGGAACCGTGCACGGCTACCTCAACCGGCCGGACGAATCCGCCAGCGCGCGAGAGCAGTCGGCCGCGACGATGGCGCACTTCGTGAGCGAGCTGCGGAGGACACTCTCGCTGTAA
- a CDS encoding alpha/beta fold hydrolase produces the protein MNDQHSPGRRDFTYTDAHGIEISAYAWLPDPDRRPEPVGAVQIAHGIGEHALRYDGFARFLARAGLAVYANDHRGHGETGRRQHGGDLSLLGKLGPGGLRAAEGVIRQLTEIIRTEHPGLRVAQLGHSWGSLMTQRILNEAPRQWDAVVLSGSAYRTPRFMESGNLNANWAGEDGANGFEWLSRDPETASAFIADPLCFEANILKLFGVSDGLRLFGTPGPGLAVDVPLLIVSGSDDPLSRADGLKRLADAYRARGVRDVALKIYPGARHELLQETNRDAVYTDLATWLLEHVE, from the coding sequence ATGAACGACCAGCACTCCCCCGGACGCCGCGACTTCACCTATACCGACGCGCACGGCATCGAGATCAGCGCCTACGCGTGGCTACCCGATCCTGATCGGCGGCCGGAGCCCGTCGGCGCCGTGCAGATCGCTCACGGCATCGGCGAGCACGCGCTGCGCTACGACGGCTTCGCGCGATTCCTCGCGCGGGCGGGTCTCGCCGTCTACGCGAACGACCACCGCGGTCACGGCGAAACGGGACGCCGGCAGCACGGCGGCGATCTCTCGCTCCTCGGCAAGCTCGGGCCCGGCGGCCTCCGCGCGGCCGAAGGGGTCATTCGGCAGCTCACCGAGATCATCCGGACCGAGCACCCGGGACTGCGCGTTGCGCAGCTCGGTCACTCCTGGGGCTCGCTGATGACCCAGCGGATCCTGAACGAGGCGCCGCGGCAGTGGGACGCCGTCGTGCTCTCAGGCAGCGCGTACCGGACGCCGCGGTTCATGGAGAGCGGCAACCTCAACGCGAACTGGGCGGGCGAGGACGGCGCGAACGGCTTCGAGTGGCTGAGCCGCGACCCGGAGACCGCGTCCGCGTTCATCGCTGATCCGCTGTGTTTCGAGGCGAACATCTTGAAGCTGTTCGGCGTGAGCGACGGGCTGCGACTGTTCGGAACCCCCGGGCCGGGGCTCGCGGTCGACGTCCCGCTGCTCATCGTCTCCGGGAGCGACGATCCGCTGAGCCGCGCAGACGGGCTGAAACGCCTCGCGGACGCGTACCGGGCGCGCGGCGTGCGCGACGTGGCGCTGAAGATCTACCCGGGCGCGCGTCACGAGCTGCTCCAGGAGACGAACCGCGACGCTGTCTACACGGACCTCGCGACCTGGCTGCTCGAGCACGTCGAGTAG
- a CDS encoding GntR family transcriptional regulator, whose translation MSSPRTTAPSEGDTAAVSRAMEAAAEIRGRIANGELKPGDRVPEAKLAESLGISRNTLREAFRTLSQEGLITQVPHRGACVAIPNINTIIDVYRVRRLVECQAVAEALPRHPALAKMRAAVEEALEHRKRDDWPAIAGANIRFHQAIFELADSPRLNRLYAQLTAELRLAFGLIDDPEYLHAPFLERNLEIVELLEAGDTERAASQLRDYLFLAERILLAGYERLDLD comes from the coding sequence ATGTCATCCCCACGCACAACCGCGCCGTCAGAGGGCGACACGGCGGCAGTGTCGAGGGCGATGGAGGCAGCGGCAGAGATCCGCGGCCGAATCGCGAACGGCGAACTCAAGCCCGGTGACCGCGTCCCCGAGGCGAAGCTCGCGGAGTCACTCGGCATCTCGCGCAACACGCTGCGAGAGGCGTTCCGCACGCTCAGTCAAGAAGGTCTCATCACGCAGGTGCCGCATCGCGGGGCGTGCGTGGCGATCCCCAACATCAACACGATTATCGATGTGTATCGCGTGCGGCGGCTCGTCGAATGCCAGGCCGTCGCAGAGGCGCTCCCGCGGCACCCGGCGCTCGCGAAGATGCGCGCCGCGGTCGAGGAGGCGCTCGAGCATCGGAAGCGAGATGACTGGCCGGCAATCGCTGGCGCGAACATCCGCTTCCACCAGGCAATCTTCGAGCTCGCAGACAGTCCTCGCCTGAACCGGCTCTACGCCCAGCTCACTGCCGAGCTCCGGCTCGCGTTCGGGCTCATTGACGACCCCGAGTACCTCCACGCCCCGTTCCTCGAGCGGAACCTCGAGATCGTCGAGCTCCTCGAAGCGGGCGACACCGAGCGCGCGGCGAGCCAGCTCAGGGACTACCTGTTCCTCGCCGAGCGGATCCTGCTCGCGGGTTACGAGCGCCTCGACCTCGACTGA
- a CDS encoding carboxyltransferase domain-containing protein: protein MTTDRPSVKPAGTTAALIDCGSLDAALDVFAALSVARERGEFHADELVPAAQTVLVLGGDGRNPRGIAAKLPALLAASHAAARAQAAGPEVNIPVHYSGPDLTEVAALTGMSEEAVVARHTAASYAVAFTGFAPGFAYLSGGDPALAVPRRATPRARIEPGSVGLAGEFSGVYPRESPGGWQIIGSTSARMWDTEREQPAALLAGGLVRFTAVREKTEIHATRATAPQRNTDPDRPGAVLRVVDAGLQTLVQDAGRLGAAGMGVGRAGTAIRGAYRTANALVGNAPGAAALELGHGGFAADALATVVLALTGAVRQGRITGPFGSRNVAHGTPFRLSDGERLTLGPAGRGLRSILALRGGVGGDAFLGSRSRDTLAGLGPAPLTVGDEIRPAGAAASAVGAPAPQDPDLPSEGDVATLRVVLGPRDDWFDADAVARLTTQQWTVAPQSDRVGVRLTGEPLRRDAAHADAELPSEGVVLGSLQVPPDGQPVLFLADHPLTGGYPVIAVVHDDDIELAAQLAPGTTVRFTLFTDQPHTRTETRQ, encoded by the coding sequence ATGACGACCGACCGGCCGAGCGTCAAGCCGGCGGGAACGACAGCCGCGCTCATCGACTGCGGCTCCCTCGACGCTGCGCTCGACGTGTTCGCGGCACTCTCGGTCGCGCGCGAGCGGGGCGAATTCCACGCCGACGAGCTCGTTCCGGCGGCGCAGACGGTGCTCGTCCTCGGGGGCGACGGCCGCAATCCGCGAGGGATCGCAGCGAAGCTGCCTGCCCTGCTCGCCGCGTCACACGCCGCGGCGCGCGCCCAGGCTGCGGGCCCCGAGGTGAACATTCCGGTGCACTACTCGGGCCCTGACCTCACAGAGGTCGCCGCGCTCACCGGCATGAGCGAGGAGGCCGTCGTCGCGCGCCACACCGCCGCAAGCTACGCGGTCGCCTTTACGGGCTTCGCGCCGGGCTTCGCCTACCTCTCGGGCGGCGATCCCGCGCTCGCGGTCCCTCGGCGCGCGACCCCCAGGGCCCGCATCGAGCCGGGGTCCGTCGGACTCGCCGGCGAGTTCTCCGGGGTCTACCCCCGCGAGAGTCCCGGAGGTTGGCAGATCATCGGTTCGACGAGCGCGCGGATGTGGGACACCGAGCGGGAGCAGCCCGCGGCGCTCCTCGCCGGCGGCCTGGTCCGCTTCACGGCGGTCCGCGAGAAAACGGAAATCCACGCGACTCGGGCGACAGCGCCTCAGCGCAACACCGATCCGGATCGCCCCGGCGCTGTGCTCCGCGTCGTCGACGCCGGGCTGCAGACGCTCGTGCAGGATGCGGGGCGCCTCGGCGCCGCGGGGATGGGCGTCGGACGCGCAGGGACCGCGATTCGCGGCGCCTATCGAACCGCGAACGCGCTCGTCGGCAACGCCCCGGGTGCCGCGGCCCTCGAACTCGGCCACGGCGGCTTTGCCGCCGACGCCCTCGCGACCGTCGTGCTCGCGCTCACTGGCGCCGTACGGCAGGGCCGCATCACCGGCCCCTTCGGCTCGCGAAACGTCGCCCACGGAACGCCCTTCCGCCTCAGCGACGGCGAGCGCCTCACGCTCGGCCCCGCAGGGCGCGGGCTGCGCTCGATCCTCGCTCTCCGGGGTGGCGTGGGCGGCGATGCATTCCTCGGCAGCCGCTCCCGCGACACACTTGCGGGGCTGGGGCCAGCGCCGCTCACCGTCGGCGACGAGATCCGTCCGGCGGGCGCGGCGGCGTCTGCGGTCGGTGCGCCCGCCCCGCAGGATCCTGATCTTCCCTCGGAGGGCGACGTCGCGACGCTACGGGTCGTGCTTGGCCCGCGCGACGACTGGTTCGACGCCGACGCCGTCGCGCGCCTCACCACTCAGCAGTGGACGGTGGCGCCACAGAGCGACCGCGTTGGCGTGCGACTCACGGGCGAGCCACTCCGCAGAGACGCGGCTCACGCCGACGCCGAGCTTCCGAGCGAGGGCGTCGTGCTCGGGTCGCTCCAGGTTCCGCCCGACGGGCAGCCCGTGCTCTTTCTCGCAGACCACCCGCTCACCGGCGGCTATCCCGTCATTGCGGTCGTCCACGACGACGACATCGAGCTCGCCGCGCAGCTCGCACCCGGTACCACCGTGCGGTTCACCCTCTTCACGGACCAGCCGCACACACGAACGGAGACACGACAGTGA
- a CDS encoding MFS transporter, translating into MIYGPTLLFALGQGALIPLIPTMATRAGADLATSGLVASALVVGQLCGNIPAGWLVAKVGERMAMVISGFLALAGALMLPFATNIGVLALAIFINGFCAAAFGLARHSFMATHVPFHFRARALALLGGSYRFGMFLGPFVGALLLGASGHESAVIWFLIACLAATVLLVWFGPDPEREFEAGAREPVTGEATAGVSLPDSPDAKEGVFSTMVRFRAVLARLGLAASTLSALRAARQVVLPIWGVAIGLDAQTISLVVGISGALDFALFYASGQVMDRFGRLWAVVPSMLMMSFAFLTLSFTGGWDSATVWFVALAAVIGVANGLSSGLLLTLGADLAPKQNPAPFLGSWRTLTSAGAAAAPLLFSGMAAVAPIGVATAAMGVIGLFGTWAFLRWMPRKGGRA; encoded by the coding sequence ATGATCTACGGGCCGACACTGCTGTTTGCCCTCGGTCAGGGCGCGCTGATCCCGCTGATCCCGACAATGGCGACACGGGCCGGCGCCGACCTTGCAACCTCCGGCCTCGTCGCGTCTGCCCTGGTCGTCGGCCAGCTGTGCGGCAACATTCCGGCGGGTTGGCTCGTCGCGAAGGTCGGCGAGCGCATGGCGATGGTGATCTCGGGGTTCCTCGCGCTCGCGGGCGCCCTCATGCTCCCGTTCGCCACGAACATCGGCGTGCTCGCGCTCGCGATCTTCATCAACGGCTTCTGCGCGGCGGCCTTCGGGCTCGCCCGGCACTCGTTCATGGCCACCCACGTGCCGTTCCACTTCCGTGCACGGGCGCTCGCGCTCCTCGGAGGAAGCTATCGCTTCGGCATGTTTCTTGGCCCGTTCGTCGGTGCGCTGCTGCTTGGGGCGAGCGGCCACGAGAGCGCCGTCATCTGGTTTCTCATCGCGTGCCTCGCAGCAACCGTGCTGCTCGTCTGGTTCGGCCCGGACCCTGAGCGTGAATTCGAGGCTGGCGCGCGCGAGCCCGTCACAGGAGAAGCGACTGCGGGCGTGAGTCTGCCGGACTCGCCCGATGCGAAGGAGGGCGTGTTCAGCACGATGGTGCGGTTCCGCGCCGTGCTCGCCAGGCTCGGGCTCGCGGCGTCGACACTCTCGGCGCTGCGGGCGGCGCGACAGGTTGTGCTCCCGATTTGGGGCGTCGCGATCGGCCTCGACGCCCAGACGATCTCGCTGGTCGTCGGCATCTCAGGCGCCCTTGACTTCGCGCTGTTCTACGCGAGTGGCCAGGTGATGGATCGCTTCGGTCGGTTATGGGCCGTCGTGCCGTCGATGCTCATGATGAGCTTCGCATTCCTCACGCTGTCATTCACGGGCGGCTGGGACTCGGCGACCGTCTGGTTCGTCGCGCTCGCCGCAGTCATCGGGGTCGCCAACGGGCTCTCGAGCGGGCTGCTGCTCACGCTCGGCGCCGACCTTGCTCCGAAGCAGAACCCGGCACCCTTCCTCGGCTCGTGGCGCACGCTCACCAGCGCGGGCGCAGCGGCCGCGCCCCTGCTGTTCTCAGGCATGGCGGCCGTCGCCCCAATTGGGGTTGCGACGGCTGCGATGGGGGTGATCGGGCTGTTCGGCACCTGGGCGTTCCTCCGCTGGATGCCACGGAAGGGTGGCCGGGCCTAA
- a CDS encoding NRAMP family divalent metal transporter: protein MSTSHSPDHDEPGGSQVTVPGPATVASGAVGFAKARRSSLLGAIFLMATSAIGPGFITQTATFTATLGAAFAFGILVSIVIDFIVQANIWQIITLSGKRAAELANAAIPYSGYLLSVLVILGGLVFNIGNIAGAGLGLNALLGLDPRIGGAISAVLAIAIFLSHRAGLIMDRAIIVLGVIMIGLTVAVAVVANPPVGDALRQTVLPDTIDFAAITTIVGGTVGGYITYAGAHKLLDSGTTGPEHIKQVTRSAFFGIAVTGIMRYVLFLAFLGVTASGVMLDLAANPAAQAFEAAAGQWGMRAFGLVLWAAAISSVIGAAFTSVSFMTVFSTKLNMRARSWATVVFIAVGLVVFLVMGTTPVALLVFAGGFNGLILPIGFTVFMYIAWFRRDLLGGHRIQLWLLVLGTLMTALTWYMGAVSFSTIFKFLGA from the coding sequence ATGAGCACCTCACACTCCCCCGACCACGACGAGCCAGGCGGCAGCCAGGTCACCGTTCCCGGCCCGGCGACCGTCGCAAGCGGGGCCGTCGGCTTCGCGAAGGCCCGGCGATCCTCGCTCCTCGGCGCGATCTTCCTCATGGCGACCTCGGCGATCGGCCCGGGTTTCATCACCCAGACTGCGACGTTCACCGCGACGCTCGGCGCCGCTTTCGCGTTCGGCATCCTGGTCTCGATCGTCATCGACTTCATCGTCCAGGCGAACATCTGGCAGATCATCACGCTCTCCGGCAAGCGCGCGGCAGAGCTCGCGAACGCCGCCATCCCCTACTCGGGCTACCTGCTCTCGGTCCTCGTGATCCTCGGCGGCCTCGTGTTCAACATCGGCAATATTGCGGGCGCCGGGCTCGGCCTGAATGCGCTCCTCGGGCTCGACCCGCGCATCGGCGGGGCGATCAGCGCTGTCCTCGCGATTGCGATCTTCCTGTCACACCGCGCAGGGCTCATCATGGACCGCGCGATCATCGTGCTCGGCGTCATTATGATCGGCCTCACCGTCGCCGTCGCCGTCGTCGCGAACCCGCCGGTCGGCGACGCACTCCGGCAGACCGTGCTTCCCGACACCATCGACTTCGCCGCGATCACCACGATCGTCGGCGGCACCGTCGGCGGCTACATCACGTACGCGGGCGCCCACAAGCTCCTCGACTCGGGCACCACGGGGCCCGAGCACATCAAGCAGGTCACGCGCTCCGCGTTCTTCGGCATCGCGGTGACCGGCATCATGCGGTACGTGCTCTTTCTCGCGTTCCTCGGGGTCACCGCAAGCGGCGTGATGCTCGACCTCGCCGCGAACCCCGCGGCGCAGGCCTTCGAGGCCGCCGCCGGCCAGTGGGGCATGCGCGCGTTTGGCCTCGTGCTCTGGGCCGCGGCGATCTCAAGCGTCATCGGCGCGGCGTTCACGTCGGTGTCCTTCATGACGGTGTTCAGCACGAAGCTCAACATGCGGGCGCGGAGCTGGGCGACCGTGGTGTTCATCGCCGTCGGGCTCGTCGTGTTCCTCGTCATGGGCACGACCCCGGTCGCGCTGCTCGTCTTCGCCGGCGGATTCAACGGCCTCATCCTGCCGATCGGGTTCACCGTCTTCATGTACATCGCCTGGTTCAGGCGCGACCTGCTCGGTGGCCACCGCATTCAGTTGTGGCTGCTCGTGCTCGGTACGCTCATGACAGCGCTCACCTGGTACATGGGAGCCGTCTCCTTCAGCACCATCTTCAAGTTCCTCGGCGCATAG
- a CDS encoding LamB/YcsF family protein translates to MLRIDLNSDLGEHYGSWRMGDDESMLETVTSANIACGFHAGDPKTAFTTVRNAVARGVTVGAHVAYPDLAGFGRRPMTLPADELEADVIYQIGALQALAGAAGTKVRYVKPHGALYNSIAFNEAEAATVISAIKRVSPELALVCLAGSPLVEQARAAGLRAVPEAFADRAYEPTGALVARSEPGAVLHEPELVSARMLQLVQHGTVTARDGSTVNVEAESICVHGDSPDAVGMARAVRERLLQAGVELASFSGPALP, encoded by the coding sequence ATGTTGCGGATCGACCTGAACAGCGACCTCGGCGAGCACTACGGGTCGTGGCGCATGGGCGACGACGAGAGCATGCTCGAGACAGTCACGAGCGCGAACATTGCCTGCGGCTTTCACGCCGGCGACCCGAAGACCGCGTTCACGACGGTGCGGAACGCGGTCGCGCGCGGCGTCACCGTCGGGGCGCACGTCGCCTACCCCGACCTCGCAGGCTTCGGGCGCCGCCCGATGACGCTTCCGGCCGACGAACTCGAGGCCGACGTGATCTACCAGATCGGGGCACTGCAGGCCCTCGCCGGGGCAGCGGGCACCAAGGTCCGCTACGTGAAGCCCCACGGAGCGCTGTACAACAGCATCGCGTTCAACGAGGCCGAGGCCGCGACGGTGATCTCGGCGATCAAGCGCGTCAGCCCAGAGCTCGCGCTCGTCTGCCTCGCGGGCTCACCGCTCGTCGAGCAGGCGCGCGCCGCCGGGCTGCGCGCCGTGCCCGAGGCGTTCGCCGACAGGGCCTACGAGCCGACCGGAGCGCTCGTCGCACGAAGCGAGCCCGGGGCGGTGCTGCACGAGCCGGAGCTCGTCTCCGCGCGCATGCTGCAGCTCGTCCAGCACGGGACCGTCACGGCGCGCGACGGTAGCACCGTCAACGTCGAGGCCGAGTCCATCTGCGTGCACGGAGACAGCCCAGACGCCGTCGGAATGGCGCGGGCGGTGCGGGAACGACTCCTCCAAGCGGGCGTCGAGCTCGCAAGCTTCAGCGGGCCGGCGCTCCCATGA